One Mya arenaria isolate MELC-2E11 chromosome 5, ASM2691426v1 genomic window carries:
- the LOC128234152 gene encoding uncharacterized protein LOC128234152: MKHVPEACSEIGTFLRDTLNGAFANDMALLCKYDGGEARQPSLNKSVYQLLQERNKEHFLSYVQFQKSVNDARNSEQSVSMVKSRIEKKLHKLFSQKSTDLKLASMGTLLPSWRTAWVLFCLHGEQHGYSSAFMENSMGTLLPSWRTAWVLFCLHGIQHGFPSAFITLSFLQPG, encoded by the exons ATG AAACATGTACCAGAGGCCTGTTCAGAGATTGGTACATTTCTACGAGACACATTGAATGGAGCCTTCGCGAATGATATGGCATTGTT gtgcaagtatgatggtggagaAGCCAGACAGCCATCTTTGAACAAGAGTGTATACCAGTTATTGCAG GAGAGGAACAAGGAACACTTCCTCAGTTATGTCCAGTTTCAGAAGTCTGTCAACGATGCTCGGAATTCAGAGCAGTCTGTTTCCATGGTGAAGTCACGCATTGAGAAGAAACTCCACAAGCTTTTCTCACAGAAGTCCACAGACCTGAAACTGGCCAG CATGGGTACTcttctgccttcatggagaACAGCATGGGTTCTcttctgccttcatggagaACAGCATGGGTACTcttctgccttcatggagaACAGCATGGGTACTcttctgccttcatggagaACAGCATGGGTTCTCTTCTGCCTTCATGGAATACAGCATGGGTTCCCTTCTGCCTTTAT AACCCTGTCCTTTCTacaacctggctaa